The sequence GTTACTTTTGcgttataatactatattttgaaaacattaaatgaaattaaattgaattatactACTAGTAGTATAAgctattaatatataaatagttataTTATCTTACCCTATTATCTTCCCAGTATTTAGCAAGACACTTATCACCTACGCGCCAAACCCAGGTACTTCCAACAGAAGGAACATTGGTATTTTGATTGTATTGGCTTTGTCTCCTTTGGCTATTGGATTCTACAATCCCCTTGCCACCAGAAGTCTCGTTTGGTTGAAATCTATTCAGTTggtttttgtaatttttatcagTTGTATTTGCAGGATAAGCTCTATGTGTTCCATCTTCTTGTGCTCGATTATGCCTGGCATAAGAATCATAAGATTGTTTATTCCTGGTATCGGTCTCATAGTGATTATAACTTCTGCCAGCACCAAAATGTTTGCTTTGTTGGTCTTGCGGagctttataataattattactactCATAACATTTGCCCCATCTGTACGTATTTGTGCATTAGAATTTCGAGAATCATTTAACTGAGGTTTCTGATacgttttatgtaaattatcttGTTGAGAATAACTATGATTATCCTGATTTCGCTGAAACCTTGGTGGTTTATTTTGTTGAGAATGATTTCCGCCgttatattgcaaatattgaGTAGTAGGACTATTAAAGTTTGATTTTTTGCTACCCTTATTTTCCTCTAGATGTCTTGGGGGAACTTGATACTCACGACTTCCTTTTTGAGATCTACATAAAGAAGACCTTTATCAACGAAAATCCTATAATTTACactattgtaaaaattttaccCATGATAAAGCATACCTTCCACCTTTTCCACTTTGTGATTCATTACTTTTAAGTTCAATTTTGTCATAATTGTTTTCCGTATGTTGAGTATAATTATTCTGAGGTGGATTGGTGGTTGGTTCCGTAGATTCAGATTGTAAAGGTAATTTATCTTCCAGAAAATCaaaaagagatatttttcCACTACTTGGTTTACCTTCTTCTACCTTTTTATCGAATCGTTTATTTCGTGGTTCACGCGATTCTCGTGGCTCTTTAAACGtactaaaataattgaaacaggATTGATAGTCAGAAAGTCgtaaaaactaatattttaaaataaaagagaatagaTATACTTGTGTTTATCTGTTTTTTGCAAACTTTTCAAAGCTTTATCAACGTTATTTCGATTAACTTTTAAGGCATATTCTGCTTGTTCTATAGAAAAGCCTTGATCTATGATTCTTTGTACACTGTGATCTAGAAGCTATAAAACAATTACACGAgagtaaaattgttttaaatatttatattatggatatttcatagaaattacCTGCTTATTTCCTCCGCCAAAAATTTTCTTGCTACCTTGTTTAGCAGCTTCTGCTATAGCATCTTTACGTTGAGCTTCAAACTCTGTATTCTCTTTACtagacttttctttttctgctaAAGCTTTAAAGTTTTTGTCATGTTcagaaacttttataatttttttcccAAATGGTATCCATGGTGGTGGACCACCTTCTTCTGTAGATCTCATTCTCGTATGTAGTGCTAATTtctgttacaaaatatatttcttagtTTCATGTATATTAGAATTGAATGATACAACATACTTTGTTCAGTTCCCATTTTTCTACAAGATTTGTTACTTTTCCCCCAAGTACTTGTGCTATGTTTGATGGCCTTAGCAAAATAATTCCATGGGACATTGCTACATTTCCACAACCAATTAGTATCTTTGTACCGGGAGGTGTATTTAAActgcaataattaaattcctcatatcaattttctcacataaattataaaaagacaattattatttatacatataattaatcaaGCAATGGTTTTATAccttaaaaatgaaatatgttcAACTTCTATagcttgaaaattatttttaccatcagtcaaaaagaattttaacaaGCGTGGAGCTGCTCGAGATTCTTCATTGCTTTTAGGAGCAGCTACATTACGtactttttgtatttgtaatacaatattaccCTGAACTATATCTCCTTGACCACTACCAATCTCTCTTAAATCAAGCTATACAATacataaaaagatttaaaatatgcaaataattatttgtttttaggAGAAAGTTGTATAAGGAGTTGTTCTTACATCTAATAATCGCTTGATAATTCTTTGTATATCAGTAACACTTTCAGAATCTCTTGCAGCATTGTACCCGTGATCTGTAATGTACCTAATccaaacatttatatatatttgtacattcaaatttataaaaatttattcgtgtTTTCAAACACCGACGTTCACAAACGACGAAATACGTCACTTTTTATACGTACCACCCCTTATCTTTCAACTTTTCCATAGTTTGCACCGTCATTTCGCTCTCTAGCCAGGTTTTTCAATGGAACGACCGTTTTGATTCGGCGACTTTCTCaggtgaaattttatatacgttaCATGCGTACATTCGACTTGTACATAAACATGTGTCAGCTGACGTTTAAACCAATAGAGAATAAATCGTCGAAGTACAAGCAATTCCGATATTGAAATCagctacttttataaatatacgaaatcgtttattatatgtaataataccaCTTTGCTTGTCCAAATAACGAACAAAAGGAACCGCGCCTATTAAACCTCGAATTCTTCGCCACCATCTTGAACATTTAGTGTACTGTGATTTCAAGATCGATATATCGTTACTGTGTTGCAATAGTTCAGTATCGATACATCGCTCGTTATTTGAACATGATGCTACTACAGGTATTATTGTCTAgcaataaatgatatttttggCATAACATGTGACATTTTATTggatttttaaacttttaatacATGTATAAAGTCTTAAATGACCATTTATTTACATGTTATTTACAGATTATAAACGaatgtaacattaatttttatatttatctaaacattttttaagtaatgttatttttataaggTAAGTACATATagatttaaaatctttttcaaatgTAATATGTAGTAGGttatgtaacgatatatagctACAAAGTAATTATACTTAAAACAGAATTAG comes from Bombus pyrosoma isolate SC7728 linkage group LG2, ASM1482585v1, whole genome shotgun sequence and encodes:
- the LOC122577571 gene encoding tudor domain-containing protein 3 isoform X2, which produces MTVQTMEKLKDKGWYITDHGYNAARDSESVTDIQRIIKRLLDLDLREIGSGQGDIVQGNIVLQIQKVRNVAAPKSNEESRAAPRLLKFFLTDGKNNFQAIEVEHISFLSLNTPPGTKILIGCGNVAMSHGIILLRPSNIAQVLGGKVTNLVEKWELNKKLALHTRMRSTEEGGPPPWIPFGKKIIKVSEHDKNFKALAEKEKSSKENTEFEAQRKDAIAEAAKQGSKKIFGGGNKQLLDHSVQRIIDQGFSIEQAEYALKVNRNNVDKALKSLQKTDKHNTFKEPRESREPRNKRFDKKVEEGKPSSGKISLFDFLEDKLPLQSESTEPTTNPPQNNYTQHTENNYDKIELKSNESQSGKGGRSQKGSREYQVPPRHLEENKGSKKSNFNSPTTQYLQYNGGNHSQQNKPPRFQRNQDNHSYSQQDNLHKTYQKPQLNDSRNSNAQIRTDGANVMSSNNYYKAPQDQQSKHFGAGRSYNHYETDTRNKQSYDSYARHNRAQEDGTHRAYPANTTDKNYKNQLNRFQPNETSGGKGIVESNSQRRQSQYNQNTNVPSVGSTWVWRVGDKCLAKYWEDNRYYNAKVTGVSDRTCVVQFKGFENYEEVLQVDCLPITDDNQAVQDYVMDQKQSDQRFSNRQLRYDQAQNHITAGMEFRRGGSGVVPASKAAYNKKRNQQRSTQPIYQPPAQRCQNSMPMNTQNNSLL
- the LOC122577571 gene encoding tudor domain-containing protein 3 isoform X3, with amino-acid sequence MTVQTMEKLKDKGWYITDHGYNAARDSESVTDIQRIIKRLLDLDLREIGSGQGDIVQGNIVLQIQKVRNVAAPKSNEESRAAPRLLKFFLTDGKNNFQAIEVEHISFLSLNTPPGTKILIGCGNVAMSHGIILLRPSNIAQVLGGKVTNLVEKWELNKKLALHTRMRSTEEGGPPPWIPFGKKIIKVSEHDKNFKALAEKEKSSKENTEFEAQRKDAIAEAAKQGSKKIFGGGNKQLLDHSVQRIIDQGFSIEQAEYALKVNRNNVDKALKSLQKTDKHNTFKEPRESREPRNKRFDKKVEEGKPSSGKISLFDFLEDKLPLQSESTEPTTNPPQNNYTQHTENNYDKIELKSNESQSGKGGRSQKGSREYQVPPRHLEENKGSKKSNFNSPTTQYLQYNGGNHSQQNKPPRFQRNQDNHSYSQQDNLHKTYQKPQLNDSRNSNAQIRTDGANVMSSNNYYKAPQDQQSKHFGAGRSYNHYETDTRNKQSYDSYARHNRAQEDGTHRAYPANTTDKNYKNQLNRFQPNETSGGKGIVESNSQRRQSQYNQNTNVPSVGSTWVWRVGDKCLAKYWEDNRYYNAKVTGVSDRTCVVQFKGFENYEEVLQVDCLPITDDNQAVQDYVMDQKQSDQRFSNRQLRYDQAQNHITGMEFRRGGSGVVPASKAAYNKKRNQQRSTQPIYQPPAQRCQNSMPMNTQNNSLL
- the LOC122577571 gene encoding tudor domain-containing protein 3 isoform X1, which gives rise to MTVQTMEKLKDKGWYITDHGYNAARDSESVTDIQRIIKRLLDLDLREIGSGQGDIVQGNIVLQIQKVRNVAAPKSNEESRAAPRLLKFFLTDGKNNFQAIEVEHISFLSLNTPPGTKILIGCGNVAMSHGIILLRPSNIAQVLGGKVTNLVEKWELNKKLALHTRMRSTEEGGPPPWIPFGKKIIKVSEHDKNFKALAEKEKSSKENTEFEAQRKDAIAEAAKQGSKKIFGGGNKQLLDHSVQRIIDQGFSIEQAEYALKVNRNNVDKALKSLQKTDKHNTFKEPRESREPRNKRFDKKVEEGKPSSGKISLFDFLEDKLPLQSESTEPTTNPPQNNYTQHTENNYDKIELKSNESQSGKGGRSQKGSREYQVPPRHLEENKGSKKSNFNSPTTQYLQYNGGNHSQQNKPPRFQRNQDNHSYSQQDNLHKTYQKPQLNDSRNSNAQIRTDGANVMSSNNYYKAPQDQQSKHFGAGRSYNHYETDTRNKQSYDSYARHNRAQEDGTHRAYPANTTDKNYKNQLNRFQPNETSGGKGIVESNSQRRQSQYNQNTNVPSVGSTWVWRVGDKCLAKYWEDNRYYNAKVTGVSDRTCVVQFKGFENYEEVLQVDCLPITDDNQAVQDYVMDQKQSDQRFSNRQLRYDQAQNHITVSIAGMEFRRGGSGVVPASKAAYNKKRNQQRSTQPIYQPPAQRCQNSMPMNTQNNSLL